A genome region from Rhinoraja longicauda isolate Sanriku21f chromosome 43, sRhiLon1.1, whole genome shotgun sequence includes the following:
- the LOC144612149 gene encoding putative G-protein coupled receptor 139 translates to MHEPAKGLLYAICYPVLAAVGVPANVAAIVILSRRKCGLSKCITCYLIGMATADLLVVITGVILNRIVGIYFPASYMAITPICSFKIVLIYASRDISVWLTVAFTFDRFVAICCRKLKAKYCNEKVAAFVVWTIFTLGCLQNIPWYFKFEPLHIIDGTPWYCHTKSSFYTAPLWVIFSAFNSIATPFIPFFLVVLLNVLTVRFIVVASRGRKALRHHNNSVSHTDPEMENRKKSIILLFAISGSFVLLWMTFIIHFLYYRITNTLTYSGYNDPVFILQEVGYMLLLLSCCTNTCIYAVTQRKFREELKYSLKYPLKHILTFLK, encoded by the coding sequence CTAATGTAGCCGCCATTGTTATCCTGTCCCGGAGAAAATGCggcctctccaaatgcatcacctgcTACCTGATAGGCATGGCAACGGCGGACCTTCTCGTCGTCATCACCGGAGTCATATTAAATAGGATTGTTGGCATTTACTTCCCAGCAAGCTACATGGCGATTACGCCAATATGTAGCTTCAAAATCGTTCTCATTTACGCTTCTAGGGACATCTCGGTCTGGTTAACCGTCGCTTTCACATTTGATCGATTTGTAGCCATTTGTTGCCGAAAACTGAAGGCCAAGTATTGCAATGAAAAGGTGGCAGCCTTTGTGGTTTGGACGATATTCACACTGGGATGTTTGCAGAATATCCCCTGGTACTTTAAGTTTGAACCCTTGCACATCATTGACGGCACGCCTTGGTACTGTCACACCAAATCCAGTTTCTACACCGCtccactgtgggtaatcttttcaGCTTTTAATTCCATCGCCACACCCTTCATTCCGTTCTTCCTCGTTGTGCTCCTCAATGTCCTGACTGTTAGGTTCATCGTTGTGGCCAGCAGAGGGCGCAAAGCGCTCCGCCACCACAATAACTCAGTCAGTCACACTGACCCCGAAATGGAGAACAGAAAAAAGTCTATAATTTTACTGTTCGCCATCTCCGGAAGTTTCGTCCTCTTGTGGATGACGTTCATTATCCATTTCCTCTACTATCGAATCACCAACACGTTAACTTACTCTGGTTACAACGACCCAGTATTTATCCTGCAGGAGGTCGGATACATGCTGCTGCTGTTGAGCTGTTGCACCAACACCTGCATTTATGCAGTGACTCAGCGCAAGTTCAGAGAGGAGTTGAAATATTCGTTGAAGTATCCGTTGAAACATATTCTGACATTTcttaaataa